DNA from Candidatus Woesearchaeota archaeon:
CCATGAATGGACGAAAACGCACGCGCTTTTGGAGGCGCACGCGGACAACAATAAATCCTTGTTTTGCCTTGTAGCCGAGGCTGCGCGCACGGTCAATGCGTGTCGGATGCTCAAGGCGAAGCGTAGAAGGTTCTTGACGCCACGCAATCAGGCGCTGGCGCATAAGTGCAGGCATATTTTTTTTGGGCTGTTCCCATGCCTTTCGCATATATTTTAAGTATCCCATAGTGTGGCCTCCGTTATTGTACTGTGTCTATTTCGCGGATTCAGGGAAGCCATTCCCCACATCTCCGATGATTGATGGACGAGAGAGGGGGTTTATAAGGTTTTTGCTTTTATGACGAGCATAAGAATGCCGACGAGAATCGGCTGGTGTACGAGGTAAATCCACAGCGCTTTTCTGCCAATCCAGACGAAGGCAGCCGGTAGTCGGTGGTTGGCAGTCGGGACAGAGAGCCAGTGATATTTTCTTTCTCCTTTTGGATACAGCCATTTTCCCAGAAAAATTCCAAGCAACACAATGCCAAACCATGGCACAACGGGAAAATAATCAACCGTGGAAAAGCCGGGGTACGTGATGCCGAGCCAGAGGAAAAAAGGGTGGGAAACAGATATTGATTTTATGAGCGAGCTTGCAAATAAAAAACCAACACCAACAAAGCCGGCAAAGAAAGGGGAAATAAACAAAAATGGCAAGGATAACAAGGTGGAAACAGCAATCAAATGCAAGATGCCGAAACGAACGTATGCTTCTGGCACCGCAAGCCATGTGCCGAGCGTCACGAGCAATGCAACGACCATCACATATCCGGCGCGCTTCAGAAATTTTTTGAAGATAAACAAAAAGGGTTTCTCACGAACGTGGCTGAAACTAATCGTCAGCGAAATGCCGACGAGCAGTAAAAAAGATGACGCAATCATGCGCTGAAAAACGAGCCAGCCGCCCGCATACATCGAATGTTGGCTGATGCCCAAAAAATCAAGGTCGAAAAAGAAGTGATAGATGATCATGCTTACGACAGCAGCGCCGCGCAAGACATCGAGTTCGGGATAACGAGAGGACATGCGCACTGAAATAAAAGAAGTGTTTATATTATTTTCTGTATCTATTCTAACGACTATAATAATGCATCAAGCCGCTTAAACGTTCCAGATTCAATGGTAATTCATCATCGTTAGGAAAAGGATGGCGCACTAACTTTCCATCTCGCATGAATGCGTATACTTTATCTGCCAATGCTGATGGTATCTCTCCTAAACAACCGTTCCTTGCTATATATGCAGCATAGTCCTGTACTGCACGAACATCTGCGGGCGTGTTAAGATGTCTAAAAATAATCGTATTAGCAGCAGTTCCTACTGATATAGCATGCCCTAATGATAAAACTGCATTATTTCGGTCATCACAAACACCCAAACATCCGTCAATAGAACTATCCACTGCCGGGCTTGAGACTCCCTCTTTTTTTCCAGCTTCCCATGCATCTCCGAGTAGGTTGGTGTCAGTATATTTCCAGCAGCTTGCACATACATCGAGATGGACGTTGCTCATCTTTTTGAGGAATCAGCGTGAGTATTTAAGCTTTTTCGTGTTTACAAACCTTAAATCGTCTTCACCACATACGGCCCTTCTTTGGTGTAGCCGAGTTTTTTGAAATATTCTCTCGTCCCAATGGCACTGATGACGACAATTTTATCCTTGCCATGTTGTTTCGCGATTTCTTCTGCGCGGTGCATGAGCTGTTTGCCAATGCCGACGTGCTGGACATCCCCTTTAGAGCCCATCGATGTCACTTTTCCAAACACGTGAATCTCACGAATCAGCGCGGATGCAGGAGTAATTTCAGGCCGCAAAAAATGTCCGGGAAACCGGAGCCGGACAAAGCCGATGAGCAGGTCGTGGGCGGTAGCAATGCTGCTGATGAAAAATTCTTTTCCGCCCGTTGCGTCGTATTCGATGATTTCAAAACCAACATCTGCTTCAGAAACAATAACACCGGCGCGGCCAGCTTCTCTGCAGCGGATACAGCGGCAGTGAATATCTTTTTTCTTGCACAATACTTCAACATACTGTCTCAAATTTGTTTTATCAACGCCCGCTTCAACACGTGTGCTGGGAATATCGCGCTGCACGCGCATAATTCTGCAATACTTCGGCACGCTGCGCTTGAACTCGCTGATGATTTCAGCAGCTTCTCCCGTTGACACCGGCGCGTATTTTCCTGCTTTCCATTGGAGGTACAGCGCCGTGCCGGGCAACACGAGGCACGGATATATTTTCAGCATGTCCGGGCGATATTCAGGATTCTCAAACAGTTCTTTAAGTCCCTTCAATTCATCCTCTGCAGTCGTTGTTGTTCCATCGCCCCGCGGCAGGCCAAGCATGTAATGAAAGTTCAGCTTAAACCCGAGATCTTTTAATTCGCGAATTGATTGTTTGGTATCGGCAAGCGTGTGGCCGCGATTCACTCGTTTTAATACGTCGTCATACACCGACTGCACACCCAGTTCAATGCGGGTGCAGCCCAATGCAAGCATCTCATTGCCGTGAGAAGCAAAACCCCAGTCTGGCTTGGTTTCAATCGTCAGGCCGACACAGCGGATGTGGGCAGTCTCATTTTTTTCCTGCTCGTGTTCAAGAGTTGTTGCTGTTTTTTTCAGCGCGCTGATTTTTTCCTTGATATGCCTATTTCGGTCTGGATCGCCAACCGGGTTTGGCAATTCAAAAAAATCTTTGAACCCCTCAAAATCAAACACTCCCTTGGGAAAAAACAAGTCAGAAAAATCATTCATTGCGCGAAAAATGTTTGTGACCACTTCATGCTGATAGGGCACATCCATTGCTGGAAACGTGCCGCCTTGAATTATCACTTCCGCCTTTTCAGGCTCGTGGCCGGTAACCAGATATTGCTCAAGCCGGTTAAACACAATTTCATACGCGTCGTATTCCGCGCGAATTGCGCGCATGGTGGATGGCTCTCGTCCAGTATAGGATTGCGGCACATCGCCAAATACGCTCTTGGGCCCGCCCGGGCACATTGTGCATTTTCCATGCGGGCAGTAATAGGGCTTGGTCATCACTGCAATAGGCGCAACGCCGCTCAAGCTTCGCATTGGTTTTTTTTGGAGGTATTTTTTTAATTCAGCAAGGTCGCTTTGCTGTGCGTGCAGAAGAATCTCAATCATGGAGGGGGATTTGGTCATTCCATATTTTTTAGCAGCGTCTTTTTTAAGCCGTTCAAGCGCTTTCATATCTGGCTTCTGCTGTTTAATGGCTTCAATAAGTTCGCTAAATAGCTGGCCAAATGCACGCGTTTTTTGTTCGACAACCAAAGCAGGTTCCATCTGCCCAAGAATCAGCGGAAGTCTTTTAAATCTTTCTCTCAGTAGGCAAGATTGCCTACTTTATCCTCTATAACTTTATAAATAGCCCGTTGCTCAAAGCGACTATGCCATTTTTAAACGTCAACGAAGTGGACGTGGAAAACAAGCGTGTATTCGTCCGCGTCGGAATGGATATTTCGGTAGACAGCGAAGGAAACATCATTGATGACCAACGGATTGTTTCCTGCATCCCGACGATTCAGCATCTGATTGACCGCAATGCAAAAATAATTCTCCTCATGCACATTGGCCGGCCAAAAGGTGTTGAAAAGCACCTCACGACCGACAATGTGGCAAAGCGATTATCACGCATGCTGTTCCGGCCCATTGAAAAACTCGACGCGTGCACTGGTGAAGAGGTGCAAAAAAAAGTGGAGCAAATGAAACCAGGTGACATCATATTTCTTGAAAACGTGCGTTTTCATGAAGGCGAAACAAAAAATGAAGACGGATTTGTGCAGGAACTCGCTGCATTGGGCGATGTGTATGTAAACGAGTGTTTTTCCGTGTCGCACCGCGAGCACGCATCCATGGTGGGCGTGCCGAAATATATGTTGAGCTGCGGCGGATTGTGCCTGCGCCGCGAAATAGACATGCTGAAAAAAATAATGAAAGAGCCGGAAAAACCGTTTGTCGCACTACTGGGCGGCGTCAAAGGGGACAAAATCAACGCGCTGAAAAACCTTATCACCAAGGCAGACAAAATTTTGATTGGTGGTGGGCTGGCGTTTTTGTTTCTCAAACTGCGCGGCTTTTCTATCGGCAGGTCAAAAGTTGATGCTGAATGGCTGAGCGAAGCAGTGCGGGATGAAATTCTTGAACTTGCGCTCAATGAAAAAATTGTGCTGCCGGTTGACGTCATCGCGGCAAAAGAGCCAACCGGCCATGCAGAAGAAACAATTATGGACACGCGGAAAATCCATTCAGATTTTATGGGGCTTGACATCGGGCCGCGCACCATTGAACTGTATAAGCAGATTCTTGCTGGAGCAAAAACGGTCATCTGGGCTGGGCCCATGGGATTGTTTGAAATTGAAAAATATGAAAAAGGAACGCGGGAAATGGCGCGATATTTAGGCGAGCTTAGTGAACAAGGAGTTACCACAGTCATCGGTGGCGGTGAATCGGCGTTTGCTGTCGAGAAATTTAAGGTTATTGACAAAATGACGCACGTCTCAACCGGCGGCGGCGCGTTTCTGGCGTTTGTGGCAAACGAATCACTGCCGGCAATCGATGTGTTGACGCAATCAAAAACAAAGGCAATCAACAACCAGCCGCCTGCCCTTGAGGTGAAACAATGAGCGTGAAGATAGCAATCAACGGGTATGGCACCATTGGAAAAAGAATTGCTGATGCTGTTGCTTCACAAGATGACATGAAAATTATTGGCGTGGTGAAAACAACGCCGTCATTCGAGTTGGATGATGCACAACGATTAGGGTTTCCGATATTTGCGAACAATAAGGAAAATTATCGTTTGTTCCAGGAAAAAGGAATTCCCGTCCAAGGCACAGTTGAGGAATTGCTGGATTCATGCGATATCGTGGTTGACTGCACGCCGGGAAAAATGGGCAAAGAAAACAAGGAAAAACTGTATCTGCCAAAAAATAAAAAAGCAATTTTTCAGGGCGGGGAAAAAGCGAATGTGGTTGACTGTTCGTTTAACGCATCAAACAATTATCAGCAGGCGCTCGGAAAACAATTCGTACGAGTTGTGTCCTGCAATACCACCGGGCTTTCGCGAAACTTGGGGGCTTTGAAAAAAGCATTCGGCATTGCATCAGCGCGCGTGACGCTCATTCGCCGCGGCGCTGACCCATTTGACGACGATACCGGCCCGATGAATGCCATTGTGCCGGATCCGGTGACGATTCCGTCCCACCACGGCCCTGATGTCAAAACAATTATTCCTGACCTTGATATTGTGACCACGGCGCTGATTGTACCGACGACGCTGATGCATGTGCATACGCTGAATGTGCGATTGAATACACCGACGACTGCGGAGAAAGTGATTGAGATTCTTTCACAAACACCGCGCATCATTCTTGTTGACGCCGATAAACGGATTACCTCCACCGCAAAGATTATGGAAATGGCGCGCGACCTTGGAAGAAAACGAAGCGACTTATTTGAATTGGTGGTATGGAAAAACAGCGTCAGCGTTCTTAATGGCAATGAATTATTTTTCATGCAGGCCGTGCATCAGGAAAGCATTGTGGTGCCTGATAATATTGACTGCATACGGGCGATGATGGGGCTGACGGATGATGCGCTCACGAGCATGAAGAAGACGGATGAGGCGATGGGAGTTAAGAAGTGGTGGTGAGTTGGTTCAATACATTTTTTCAACGTCTCTGATTCTATGTGTTGTTTTTAGTTTTGCAACAGCTTCAAATAAGATAGGAATAGGTCTATACACAGTCATAAAAATATCAGCACCCATAGTATCCTCATATATTTCGATCCGCGCGATATCTTCTTGAGCATCAAAAGAAGGAGCCGAGACAAAAAATAATGCAAGTCTTGGAGTTACGCAATAATGCCGATTTGGTAGCATTAATGATTGGAAGATAGGAAAATGAAAAGAGGGAACAGAATGATAGGCGTCATACTCAGACCTTAAAAACAAAAAAGAGTAGCGTATTTTAACATCAGGTAGTGACTCTGCTAAGTGAGAATAAAGGTTAGCTAAGAAAGATTGTGCTTGGTTGGTACAAGAAATATGCCAGTTGGTGCCTGCTTCTGCATTTCTTTCAAGTGTAGCAAGTTTTTGAGGATCAGGATATATCTGATCAAATGCCTTTTCAGCATACAGCTGTTCGACACCCATTTTTACGAGAACATCAACTACGTCTTCCCGTGAAAGTGCCGGACTCTGAAGCGAAGCGTCTAATGATGCGTGCGCTTCTGCGATTTCCCTGGTTCTATCCTGTGCTTGCAAAAGAAGCGCCTGTTCTGTAAGTGAGGCGAGGTCGTAGTCTGGTTGAGTCATAGTGGACGAAAGAAAAGAGGTCGGATTTAAGCTTTTCTATCAGTCCGTCACCAATCGAAACATTTATATAGAGCCGGTAATTATGTTTACCACATGGAAAGAAAATTTACCATAAATGAGCAGGGAGTCTTGGGCACCATCAGCGCGTACCCAACACGATCATTCTCCGCACGAGAGATAGCGCGCTTGCTGGGAATCAGCCACCCGACCGTCCTGAAAGTAGTACGGCACCTTGCACAGGAAGAGTTAGTAATAAAACAACTTAAAAAAAACCTGTCAGGAAGTAAGCCATCAGTGGCGTGGAAAGCAAACCAACAAAGTAAAAAATATAGCGCGTATAAACGGATACAAAATCTTTATGAGCTGCACCGCTCAGGTGTAATTGAAGAGATTGCTTCTCAAACAGCACCGAATGCCATTATTCTTTTCGGCTCGTATGGAAGAGGCGAAGATACTGAAGAGAGTGATATAGACCTTTTTGTTGTAAGCAGAGAAAAACAGCTTGATCTTAGAAGATACGAAAAAAAACTTAAAAGAAAAATAAATATCACCTTTGAAAAAAATCCGGCTGCACTTTCAAAAGAATTTTTAAATAATGTAGTGAATGGTATCGTCATGTATGGTTATTTTGAGGTACCATCATGATAGTTCAACAGATTACACCAGACAAACAGAAGGCAAAAAGTTTATTGTTACGAGCAAGAGAATTTAGTCACGCAGTTGAGTTATTAAAAAATAATGGTGAGGCATCAGTCCTTATAACGATGGAATATGACATTCTGCATGCACTTTCGGGAGCAATACTTGCATGTGATGGCGAAAAAATAACGGATAAAGACCATCATCAGAGCCTTATTTTCCACATAACAAAAAAGTATATGAGCGAGATACTGCCTGCACAGAAAAATATTTTTGATGAATTGCGAAAAACAAGGAATGACATTAATTATTATGGTCAAAAAGATAAAGGAGTGTTGATTGATTTTTATGAAAGAAACAAAGAACAGATTTTTAAATTACGCCAGATTTTGCAAACGATTTTACAGAAAAAAATTGAGGGATAATCAAGCAATTATACCCCTTTCCACCGCGTCAGTTTCGTTCCCAGTTCTTCGTCAGTTGCAATAAACACCTTCCATCCAATCTTCTCAAACTGCTCAAAGAAGGGCACAAGAATGTCACTCTCGGCAATGCCGCATTCACACCCCACTTTAACAATTTTGTAATCATCATCAAAAACAAACGGCGCATTTCTACAGACAGAAGGGCGATTTTTATAGACCGTGCATCGGTTATTTTTA
Protein-coding regions in this window:
- a CDS encoding heparan-alpha-glucosaminide N-acetyltransferase → MSSRYPELDVLRGAAVVSMIIYHFFFDLDFLGISQHSMYAGGWLVFQRMIASSFLLLVGISLTISFSHVREKPFLFIFKKFLKRAGYVMVVALLVTLGTWLAVPEAYVRFGILHLIAVSTLLSLPFLFISPFFAGFVGVGFLFASSLIKSISVSHPFFLWLGITYPGFSTVDYFPVVPWFGIVLLGIFLGKWLYPKGERKYHWLSVPTANHRLPAAFVWIGRKALWIYLVHQPILVGILMLVIKAKTL
- a CDS encoding tRNA uridine(34) 5-carboxymethylaminomethyl modification radical SAM/GNAT enzyme Elp3, whose translation is MEPALVVEQKTRAFGQLFSELIEAIKQQKPDMKALERLKKDAAKKYGMTKSPSMIEILLHAQQSDLAELKKYLQKKPMRSLSGVAPIAVMTKPYYCPHGKCTMCPGGPKSVFGDVPQSYTGREPSTMRAIRAEYDAYEIVFNRLEQYLVTGHEPEKAEVIIQGGTFPAMDVPYQHEVVTNIFRAMNDFSDLFFPKGVFDFEGFKDFFELPNPVGDPDRNRHIKEKISALKKTATTLEHEQEKNETAHIRCVGLTIETKPDWGFASHGNEMLALGCTRIELGVQSVYDDVLKRVNRGHTLADTKQSIRELKDLGFKLNFHYMLGLPRGDGTTTTAEDELKGLKELFENPEYRPDMLKIYPCLVLPGTALYLQWKAGKYAPVSTGEAAEIISEFKRSVPKYCRIMRVQRDIPSTRVEAGVDKTNLRQYVEVLCKKKDIHCRCIRCREAGRAGVIVSEADVGFEIIEYDATGGKEFFISSIATAHDLLIGFVRLRFPGHFLRPEITPASALIREIHVFGKVTSMGSKGDVQHVGIGKQLMHRAEEIAKQHGKDKIVVISAIGTREYFKKLGYTKEGPYVVKTI
- a CDS encoding phosphoglycerate kinase — its product is MPFLNVNEVDVENKRVFVRVGMDISVDSEGNIIDDQRIVSCIPTIQHLIDRNAKIILLMHIGRPKGVEKHLTTDNVAKRLSRMLFRPIEKLDACTGEEVQKKVEQMKPGDIIFLENVRFHEGETKNEDGFVQELAALGDVYVNECFSVSHREHASMVGVPKYMLSCGGLCLRREIDMLKKIMKEPEKPFVALLGGVKGDKINALKNLITKADKILIGGGLAFLFLKLRGFSIGRSKVDAEWLSEAVRDEILELALNEKIVLPVDVIAAKEPTGHAEETIMDTRKIHSDFMGLDIGPRTIELYKQILAGAKTVIWAGPMGLFEIEKYEKGTREMARYLGELSEQGVTTVIGGGESAFAVEKFKVIDKMTHVSTGGGAFLAFVANESLPAIDVLTQSKTKAINNQPPALEVKQ
- a CDS encoding type II glyceraldehyde-3-phosphate dehydrogenase: MSVKIAINGYGTIGKRIADAVASQDDMKIIGVVKTTPSFELDDAQRLGFPIFANNKENYRLFQEKGIPVQGTVEELLDSCDIVVDCTPGKMGKENKEKLYLPKNKKAIFQGGEKANVVDCSFNASNNYQQALGKQFVRVVSCNTTGLSRNLGALKKAFGIASARVTLIRRGADPFDDDTGPMNAIVPDPVTIPSHHGPDVKTIIPDLDIVTTALIVPTTLMHVHTLNVRLNTPTTAEKVIEILSQTPRIILVDADKRITSTAKIMEMARDLGRKRSDLFELVVWKNSVSVLNGNELFFMQAVHQESIVVPDNIDCIRAMMGLTDDALTSMKKTDEAMGVKKWW
- a CDS encoding nucleotidyltransferase domain-containing protein is translated as MERKFTINEQGVLGTISAYPTRSFSAREIARLLGISHPTVLKVVRHLAQEELVIKQLKKNLSGSKPSVAWKANQQSKKYSAYKRIQNLYELHRSGVIEEIASQTAPNAIILFGSYGRGEDTEESDIDLFVVSREKQLDLRRYEKKLKRKINITFEKNPAALSKEFLNNVVNGIVMYGYFEVPS